A window of Chitinophaga sp. MM2321 contains these coding sequences:
- a CDS encoding YifB family Mg chelatase-like AAA ATPase, with protein MIVKTFGSAIQGVDAITITIEVNVASQGNKLFIVGLPDNAVKESERRIESAINNLGYPMPRTRTVVNMAPADIRKAGAAYDLPIAVGMLGASGHVSATTFGDYLMMGELSLDGTLLPIKGALPMAIQARKEGFRGFIVPAQNAREAAMVSQLEVYGISHLADVLRFFDHPGSLPPESIDARDDFFSAQGAFDVDFSDVKGQHNIKRALEIAAAGGHNAILIGPPGAGKTMLAKRLPTILPPLTLQEALETTKIHSVAGKLPEHASLIARRPFRSPHHTISDTALVGGGSIPQPGEISLAHNGVLFLDELPEFKRKVLEVMRQPIEERRVTISRARTAIDFPAGFMLLASMNPCPCGYFNHPEKECTCAAGMVQKYLNKVSGPLLDRIDLHVEVTPVSFSSLSAPHKSEPSAYIRDRVIAARAVQAARFAASPGIYNNAQMNSQQLATVCVVSDACNTLLKNAINKLKLSARAYDRILKVSRTIADLAASETVEVAHMAEAIQYRSLDRAGWGN; from the coding sequence ATTGTAGGGCTCCCGGATAATGCCGTAAAGGAGAGTGAGCGGCGTATTGAGTCGGCCATCAATAACCTGGGGTATCCGATGCCAAGAACCAGGACTGTTGTGAATATGGCGCCAGCAGATATACGTAAGGCCGGCGCGGCTTACGACCTGCCGATAGCAGTTGGTATGTTGGGGGCTTCCGGTCATGTAAGCGCCACTACTTTCGGGGATTACCTCATGATGGGGGAACTATCGCTGGATGGCACTTTGTTGCCCATCAAAGGTGCATTACCCATGGCGATACAGGCCCGCAAAGAAGGGTTCCGCGGATTCATCGTACCTGCACAGAATGCCCGTGAGGCAGCCATGGTGAGCCAATTGGAAGTATATGGCATTTCACATCTCGCCGATGTGTTGCGCTTCTTTGATCATCCGGGCAGCCTGCCGCCGGAAAGCATAGATGCGCGGGACGATTTCTTCTCCGCACAAGGCGCATTCGATGTTGATTTCAGCGATGTAAAAGGGCAACACAATATCAAGCGTGCGCTGGAAATAGCCGCTGCCGGCGGGCATAATGCCATATTGATCGGACCACCCGGTGCGGGCAAAACCATGCTGGCGAAAAGATTACCCACCATACTCCCTCCCCTCACTTTGCAGGAAGCACTGGAAACCACCAAAATCCATTCTGTTGCCGGTAAACTACCAGAGCATGCGTCGCTGATTGCACGCAGGCCCTTCCGGTCGCCACACCATACCATCAGCGACACCGCACTGGTAGGCGGTGGCAGCATTCCACAGCCCGGTGAAATTTCACTGGCGCATAACGGGGTGCTTTTCCTGGACGAGTTACCTGAGTTTAAACGCAAAGTACTGGAAGTGATGCGGCAGCCAATTGAAGAACGGAGAGTTACGATTTCACGGGCCCGCACCGCCATTGACTTCCCTGCCGGCTTCATGTTGCTGGCATCCATGAATCCCTGCCCCTGCGGCTATTTCAACCATCCTGAAAAAGAATGTACCTGTGCCGCCGGGATGGTGCAGAAATACCTCAACAAAGTTTCCGGCCCGCTGCTGGACCGCATTGATCTTCATGTGGAAGTAACACCGGTATCTTTTTCATCATTATCAGCTCCACATAAAAGTGAGCCAAGTGCGTATATCCGCGACCGTGTTATCGCCGCGCGTGCGGTACAGGCAGCCAGGTTTGCTGCTTCACCGGGCATTTACAACAATGCGCAGATGAATAGTCAGCAACTGGCAACCGTATGCGTGGTGAGTGATGCCTGCAATACACTATTGAAAAATGCGATCAATAAACTAAAGCTCTCTGCCCGCGCGTATGACAGGATATTGAAAGTCAGCAGAACCATTGCCGACCTGGCAGCAAGTGAAACCGTGGAAGTAGCGCATATGGCAGAAGCAATACAGTACCGGAGCCTGGATAGAGCGGGATGGGGGAATTAA